One stretch of Podospora pseudoanserina strain CBS 124.78 chromosome 4, whole genome shotgun sequence DNA includes these proteins:
- a CDS encoding hypothetical protein (COG:S; EggNog:ENOG503P35K) — protein sequence MILGLPMASLRKLNIPLANKLSAGGIFFLGGFVVVTGIVKVVLGYVPTARNPNQFKTVLWATLHLTTAIICATLPIMNPMLRQIRKSRTFQLVAGNVFSKTWRSTTNNKNSISRVSDGKAIGNGASDSDQTKTIPLDVLGGKGRDRDV from the exons ATGATTCTAGGACTTCCGATGGCAAGTCTCCGAAAGCTCAACATACCGCTCGCGAACAAACTGTCGGCCGGGGGCATTTTCTTCCTCGGAGGATT TGTTGTGGTGACCGGAATCGTCAAGGTTGTGCTCGGCTACGTCCCTACCGCCCGAAATCCCAATCAGTTCAAGACTGTGCTCTGGGCTACACTTCATCTTACCACCGCCATAATATGTGCCACTCTACCAATCATGAACCCCATGTTGCGACAGATCAGAAAGTCACGGACCTTTCAGCTTGTTGCGGGGAACGTGTTTTCGAAGACATGGAGGAgcacaaccaacaacaaaaacagcatCTCGCGGGTAAGTGATGGGAAAGCGATAGGCAACGGCGCCAGTGACAGCGATCAAACCAAAACCATACCTCTAGATGTGTTAGGCGGAAAAGGTCGCGACAGGGATGTTTGA
- a CDS encoding hypothetical protein (EggNog:ENOG503PBER), with amino-acid sequence MAAAAVAPTSTTGFVCMWNGTKDGADAFVDYGNGNTNINEPQKVNIVAHDIRHLEPKPSLAGDGYELADHVSNLSTEDMLAGNTPEGRKLIETEYYAECKKIIADITKAPIVEPYIFRIRQNGAHPRDFGTKNVANKGMTSASLPIAHVDRDRRTLRDGIIEYFGEEEAERLFKKHKRYAQINVWRGVDEVIKKWPLIFINHAQVPNWDYDSHMATVTPINDPRVAIRGQKAQDSVLKYAAEYSYYYVSDMKKEEVLVFSSGDSDAARVVPHGAFWDDNTADDAPTRRSLEVRAWVFFDDEE; translated from the coding sequence AtggccgctgctgctgttgcccccacctccaccacagGCTTTGTCTGCATGTGGAATGGCACCAAGGACGGTGCCGACGCTTTTGTCGACTATGGCAatggcaacaccaacatcaacgagCCCCAGAAGGTCAACATTGTGGCTCACGACATCCGCCACTTGGAGCCCAAGCCATCTCTCGCCGGAGACGGCTACGAGCTCGCCGACCATGTCAGCAACCTTTCCACCGAGGACATGCTTGCTGGAAACACTCCCGAGGGCCGCAAGTTGATTGAGACCGAGTACTATGCCGAGTGCAAGAAGATCATTgccgacatcaccaaggcCCCCATCGTGGAGCCTTACATCTTCCGCATCCGACAAAACGGTGCTCATCCTCGCGATTTTGGCACCAAGAACgtggccaacaagggcatgACCTCGGCCTCCCTTCCAATTGCCCACGTTGACCGTGACCGCCGCACGCTCCGTGACGGCATCATTGAGTactttggcgaggaggaggccgagagaCTGTTCAAGAAGCACAAGCGGTATGCCCAGATCAACGTTTGGCGTGGTGTGGACGAGGTCATCAAGAAGTGGCCCCTCATCTTTATCAACCACGCCCAGGTCCCCAACTGGGATTATGACAGCCACATGGCCACGGTTACGCCCATCAATGACCCCCGCGTCGCCATCCGCGGCCAAAAGGCGCAGGACAGTGTTCTCAAGTATGCCGCCGAGTACAGCTACTACTATGTCAGCGacatgaagaaggaggaggtgcttgTCTTCTCGTCAGGCGACAGCGATGCCGCTCGCGTTGTGCCCCACGGCGCTTTCTGGGACGACAACACGGCTGATGATGCGCCCACCAGGCGCTCGCTCGAGGTCCGTGCCTGGGTTttctttgacgacgaggagtaA
- a CDS encoding hypothetical protein (EggNog:ENOG503NU52; COG:S) yields the protein MAVMATVATGSTSALAAVDTEPISEQPVSDGVDDIDVPPPYSVWSPWQKKLIVAGAAFGGFFNPITAQVYLPALTVLEDEFGVTEAEINLTVTTYMIFQGLTPILFSGFTDTLGRRPGYIFCFIVYISANIALALANDYEDLLVIRCFQSAGSATIMVICQAVVADIITSAERGAYIALTAIPSILGPSLGPVIGGAMTQYMGWRSIFWMLTIAAGINFLLMLLFIPETCRKVVGDGSVRPPWWCQSVYQWFYYRRHPSVPQNLNSLEKSAYTTDEGKLKYATSHLFSSFALLREKELALLLIIGGTVFTGVYAVGTAMPALLQNLYGFTPMQIGLMYLPLAGGSILAVVFVGPGMNWNLRRHARKLGMPVDKKTKMDLSRFPIEKVRLEIAFPFLLLGVGIITSWGWITVNKVEIEKVIIVVLFLGVGLVGVNNVVNALIVDIYPDTAGAALAAYNLAKCIMGAASSGFVAPMILGMGMGPAFTLLGCLYLLLVPIILLVMWKGVVWRTSRHARELRKKGSILVREQEPQESVSDSDMASTPQKETTSTEILPAEKDARSTSV from the coding sequence ATGGCAGTCATGGCAACCGTGGCGACAGGAAGCACATCTGCTCTCGCTGCTGTCGACACCGAGCCCATCTCTGAGCAGCCCGTCTCGGACGGTGTTGACGACATCGACGTGCCACCTCCGTATTCCGTATGGTCACCGTGGCAAAAGAAGCTCATcgtcgccggcgccgccttTGGTGGTTTCTTCAACCCAATCACGGCACAAGTCTACCTACCTGCTCTAACCGTCTTGGAAGACGAGTTCGGCGTCACCGAGGCCGAAATCAACCTGACCGTTACCACCTACATGATCTTCCAGGGCTTGACTCCTATCCTATTCAGTGGCTTTACCGACACACTGGGAAGACGACCTGGATACATTTTTTGTTTCATCGTATACATCTCAGCCAATATTGCCCTGGCTCTCGCAAATGACTATGAGGACTTGCTGGTAATACGGTGTTTCCAGTCAGCCGGATCAGCGACCATCATGGTGATCTGTCAGGCAGTGGTGgccgacatcatcaccagcgccGAAAGAGGAGCTTACATTGCATTGACGGCCATCCCGTCCATTCTGGGCCCATCCCTCGGTCCCGTCATTGGCGGTGCCATGACGCAATAcatgggttggaggagcatCTTTTGGATGTTGACCATTGCAGCGGGCATCAACTTCTTGCTCATGCTGTTGTTCATACCAGAAACGTGCCGCAAGGTGGTAGGTGACGGATCCGTCCGCCCTCCCTGGTGGTGTCAGAGCGTGTATCAGTGGTTTTACTACCGTCGGCACCCCAGTGTCCCTCAAAACCTTAACTCGCTTGAAAAGTCTGCGTACACCACGGACGAGGGCAAACTCAAGTACGCCACTTCTCACTTGTTTTCATCCTTTGCGTTGCTCCGAGAGAAGGAGCTCGCACTTTTACTCATCATCGGCGGTACCGTTTTCACTGGGGTCTATGCCGTGGGAACGGCCATGCcagccctcctccaaaacttGTATGGCTTTACCCCCATGCAAATTGGACTCATGTATTTACCATTGGCTGGCGGCTCAATCCTTgcggtggtgtttgttggaCCCGGCATGAACTGGAACCTGAGACGGCATGCCAGAAAGCTAGGAATGCCGGTGGACAAGAAAACCAAGATGGACCTCAGTCGGTTTCCCATTGAGAAGGTTAGACTGGAGATTGCATTCCCATTTTTGCTCTTGGGCGTCGGGATTATAAcctcttggggctggatcACCGTCAACAAGGTCGAGATTGAAAAGGTGATCATTGTGGTGCTTTTccttggggttggtttggttggaGTCAACAATGTGGTCAACGCGCTGATTGTCGACATTTATCCCGACACAGCCGGCGCGGCGCTGGCAGCCTACAACCTAGCAAAATGCATCATGGGCGCAGCATCGTCTGGATTCGTGGCGCCCATGATCCTAGGGATGGGCATGGGTCCGGCGTTTACTCTCTTGGGTTGTCTCTACCTTCTACTCGTGCCCATCATACTCTTGGTAATGTGGAAGGGGGTTGTCTGGAGGACATCCAGACATGCAAGAGAGCTGAGAAAGAAGGGCAGCATCTTAGTCAGGGAGCAGGAGCCTCAGGAATCGGTTTCTGATAGTGACATGGCAAGCACACCGCAAAAGGAAACAACGAGTACCGAGATTCTGCCGGCAGAAAAGGACGCAAGGTCGACATCCGTATAA
- a CDS encoding hypothetical protein (COG:U; EggNog:ENOG503NW2Y): protein MAQRHRIRNDSASSFEVPVHETPRFQRVYWTREPHLRKLYGMAAILMVASATTGYDGMLVNTSQQIDLWRYFFFPELRDKPNGDPILDSKLAILVNMFNIGSILSFFITPHVADTYGRRSAIVAGCLFMIGGGLLTAFANGYGMYMGGRFMLGFGNSLSQMASPLLLTEICHPQHRGPVTAVYNCLWNAGALLVSCIAWGTANIKNDWSWRSITFLQIVPSLIQLTGIWWIPESPRYLINKDRPQEALHILSKWHAGGDINNATVQFEYREIRETIRIQKENEQSTSYKDFFRTKGNRWRLAIIVSLGVISQYSGNALFSNYIDMIYRGAGINDQNQKLAMSTGKTILDLIITITAALNVDRWGRRPLFLVAMVGMVISFLCWTITGIVYEHSNPTNLTAGYVQLVFIWVFGIFYDIGFSGLLVAYALEVLPFHLRAKGMMIMNITVQAILALGNQTNKIAWERLPNHWNLMLFYTIWNFFELLFVWFFYVETKGPTLEEIAKIFDGDGAIAHIDMHQVQKDIYQNTPDDHDELPGRAL from the exons ATGGCCCAACGACACCGGATTAGAAATGACTCGGCCTCGTCCTTTGAGGTCCCAGTTCATGAGACCCCTCGCTTCCAGAGGGTATACTGGACTCGGGAGCCTCATCTACGCAAACTCTATGGCATGGCCGCGATATTGATGGTGGCCTCGGCAACGACAGGCTACGATGGCATGTTGGTCAATACCTCACAGCAAATAGACCTGTGGAGgtactttttctttcccgAACTGAGGGACAAGCCGAATGGGGATCCTATCCTGGATAGCAAACTGGCCATCTTGGTCAACATGTTCAACATTGGGTCCATTCTGTCCTTCTTCATAACGCCTCACGTGGCCGATACCTATGGGAGGAGATCGGCCATTGTGGCCGGCTGTCTGTTCATGATAGGTGGCGGTCTCTTGACTGCATTTGCCAACGGCTATGGGA TGTACATGGGCGGCCGTTTCATGCTTGGCTTTGGAAATTCTCTTTCCCAAATGGCATCGCCGCTCTTGCTCACCGAAATCTGTCACCCGCAACATCGAGGTCCCGTCACGGCCGTGTATAACTGTCTCTGGAATGCTGGAGCGCTGCTTGTATCATGCATCGCGTGGGGCAccgccaacatcaaaaaCGACTGGTCATGGAGGTCCATCACCTTCCTGCAAATCGTGCCGTCATTGATTCAACTTACGGGCATCTGGTGGATTCCCGAATCGCCGCGCTATCTCATCAACAAGGATAGACCTCAGGAGGCGCTACACATCCTGTCCAAGTGGCATGCCGGGGGAGACATAAACAACGCCACCGTTCAGTTTGAGTACCGCGAGATTCGTGAAACTATCCGGATTCAAAAGGAGAACGAACAGTCCACCAGCTACAAGGACTTTTTCCGAACCAAGGGAAACAGATGGCGACTGGCCATCATCGTATCACTGGGTGTTATCTCCCAGTACAGTGGGAACGCTTTATTCAGCAACTACATCGACATGATCTACAGGGGAGCGGGCATCAACGACCAGAACCAGAAGCTGGCCATGTCCACCGGCAAGACCATCCTcgatctcatcatcaccatcaccgcggCGCTCAACGTCGACCGATGGGGCAGACGGCCATTATTCTTGGTAGCCATGGTCGGCATGGTCATTTCGTTTCTCTGCTGGACCATTACCGGAATTGTTTACGAGCATAGCAATCCAACCAACCTCACTGCTGGCTATGTGCAGCTCGTCTTCATTTGGGTGTTTGGCATCTTTTACGACATTGGGTTTTCGGGCCTGCTGGTGGCCTATGCTCTCGAGGTGTTGCCTTTCCACCTCCGAGCCAaggggatgatgatcatgaaCATTACCGTGCAAGCTATCTTGGCGCTGGGGAA TCAAACAAACAAAATTGCATGGGAAAGGCTACCAAATCACTGGAATCTCATGCTGTTTTACACCATCTGGAACTTTTTTGAGCTCCTGTTTGTGTGGTTCTTCTATGTCGAGACTAAAGGGCCGACCCTGGAAGAAATTGCCAAGATTTTCGACGGAGATGGTGCTATTGCTCACATCGACATGCACCAAGTGCAAAAGGACATCTATCAGAATACTCCAGACGATCACGATGAACTGCCAGGGAGGGCGTTATAA
- a CDS encoding hypothetical protein (EggNog:ENOG503PAVR; COG:S), with protein MTKSFARPPWGVLAVGAMIMVPSALAAIRLDIGPRNVQVAEITPGADIRRDKQEVLFNEPDSDFDLPLRCKPAQGKLLTLTDDEKWAACCPPGSRLLGTINTAFDCCGEGHDLAGSKDTGWTCCPSGYEYDGTKCKDPKPLCPNGMELVDGKCVCPPGTTRLRMEPVSQTRPVEVIAMGETRPESILQVLVHQKSPPVRPPHHRKCYLFKMDNGEYLGFNKKWYAASKPSRDHQMGKFKLCKTKACLDSESSEINPGDPIRILDLHGEPNSGKDPNQWLNNAQNGGHIARTPKFEDAGVFTISKWTEGKYCISGLETGVGPTCPSDSPALTFNTLDTESCLPLELVTVPCNIRDPTNNCLWSGSQQKPCPTGFSCLHNGQSPGQFPSGQSPGGQNPGSQSPAGQSPGSQFPGGQFPDGYFPNGQNPGDRFPGGQNPGGQFPGGQNPSGQNPGGQNPGGQFPSGQIPGGQFPGGQFPGGQFPDGQNPGGQFPGGQFPDGQNPGGQNPGCRPPPTGTLTPGVGATPTCPPGQPWKDGTCVITITDCADRAHHEFGDTSYNPANFPCSIGRERPCRGEQVQDWKPANLPWTGTYRQPGPPQPYETTINFDFDVVMSIVDVEAQSEHFLVNLDGTFWGETGGERGYKNQATLTIEWPQGTGKYQNDGGGNWWYGIARYRFDKLCDPSRCLPDCAVEKEKEAQQLRLQLQREGKWPSVASSQGKQWGYYDQKVVA; from the exons ATGACCAAGTCCTTCGCCCGCCCCCCATGGGGCGTTCTGGCAGTTGGGGCCATGATCATGGTCCCGTCTGCTCTTGCTGCTATTCGCCTCGATATAGGCCCTCGAAACGTCCAGGTTGCCGAGATCACACCTGGTGCCGACATCAGACGCGACAAGCAAGAAGTTCTGTTCAACGAACCAGACTCAGACTTTGATCTCCCGCTTCGCTGCAAGCCGGCTCAGGGCAAGCTTCTCACACTCACCGACGACGAAAAGTGGGCTGCCTGCTGCCCGCCCGGTTCTCGACTGCTCGGCACGATTAACACGGCGTTTGACTGCTGTGGCGAGGGTCATGACTTGGCAGGAAGCAAAGATACGGGATGGACATGTTGTCCTTCGGGCTACGAGTATGATGGCACCAAGTGCAAAGACCCAAAACCTCTCTGTCCCAACGGAATGGAGCTCGTGGACGGGAAGTGTGTATGTCCACCCGGGACTACCCGGCTGCGGATGGAACCTGTGAGCCAAACACGGCCAGTGGAGGTGATAGCAATGGGGGAAACCAGGCCGGAAAGCATCCTTCAGGTCCTTGTTCATCAGAAATCTCCTCCGGTAcgaccaccacatcacc GAAAATGCTACCTCTTTAAGATGGACAACGGCGAGTATCTCGGTTTCAACAAGAAGTGGTACGCTGCGTCTAAGCCTTCCCGCGATCACCAGATGGGCAAGTTCAAGCTCTGCAAGACCAAGGCCTGCCTCGATTCCGAGTCTAGCGAGATCAACCCCGGTGATCCCATTCGCATTCTAGACCTTCACGGTGAACCGAATAGCGGCAAGGACCCCAACCAGTGGCTCAATAACGCACAAAACGGAGGCCACATTGCCCGTACACCCAAGTTTGAGGATGCCGGCGTGTTCACAATCAGCAAATGGACCGAGGGCAAATACTGCATCTCAGGCCTGGAGACCGGCGTCGGTCCTACTTGTCCCAGTGATAGTCCTGCCCTGACGTTCAACACCCTCGATACTGAGAGCTGCTTACCTCTTGAGCTGGTGACGGTGCCTTGCAACATCCGCGACCCCACCAACAACTGTTTATGGTCGGGAAGCCAGCAAAAGCCATGTCCCACGGGGTTTTCGTGCCTACATAACGGACAATCCCCCGGACAGTTTCCAAGTGGTCAAAGTCCTGGTGGTCAAAATCCTGGCAGCCAAAGTCCTGCTGGCCAAAGTCCTGGTAGTCAGTTCCCAGGTGGACAGTTTCCCGATGGGTACTTTCCTAATGGACAGAACCCAGGTGATCGGTTTCCTGGTGGCCAGAACCCAGGTGGTCAGTTTCCCGGCGGTCAGAACCCAAGTGGTCAAAACCCAGGGGGACAGAATCCCGGTGGTCAGTTTCCAAGTGGCCAGATTCCCGGTGGTCAGTTTCCTGGTGGCCAGTTTCCTGGTGGCCAGTTTCCCGACGGACAGAACCCTGGTGGCCAGTTTCCTGGTGGCCAGTTTCCCGACGGACAGAACCCTGGTGGACAAAATCCTGGATgccgccctcctccgacTGGGACACTTACGCCGGGAGTTGGCGCAACTCCGACCTGCCCGCCTGGACAGCCATGGAAGGATGGAACCTGTGttatcaccatcaccgatTGTGCTGACCGGGCTCATCACGAGTTTGGCGATACGTCGTATAATCCGGCGAACTTCCCCTGTTCCATTGGTCGGGAGCGTCCGTGCCGTGGTGAGCAAGTTCAAGACTGGAAGCCAGCCAACCTTCCTTGGACTGGCACTTACCGCCAGCCTGGACCCCCTCAGCCTTATGAAACGACGATCAACTTTGACTTTGATGTCGTAATGAGTATTGTCGATGTCGAAGCCCAGAGCGAGCACTTTTTGGTTAACCTTGACGGCACGTTTTGGGGCGAGACAGGGGGTGAGCGAGGGTACAAGAATCA GGCAACATTGACCATTGAATGGCCTCAGGGAACGGGCAAGTACCAAAATGATGGGGGCGGTAACTGGTGGTACGGCATTGCACGCTACCGGTTCGACAAGCTGTGCGATCCCAGCAGGTGTCTACCTGATTGCgctgttgagaaggagaaggaggctcAACAGTTGAGATTGCAGCTGCAGAGAGAAGGGAAGTGGCCATCTGTTGCAAGCTCGCAGGGAAAGCAGTGGGGTTACTACGATCAGAAGGTCGTGGCCTGA
- a CDS encoding hypothetical protein (COG:C; EggNog:ENOG503NUD9), whose protein sequence is MPSKETGQLRIVDSRTENAYLIPIHDNFIRAKDLMAITTPDPKGSDIEQKLTVLDNGFENVACMESEITLIDGNRGQIQYRGHPIQELFQNNDYEDVLYLLMWGKLPTQAEKLDVRRKFAAAMVPTKTVVDTIAAFPRNSDTYPMCLAGLCAFMSGDKVIANNRHTHKPSFHNNFEQADAAIIRTIAYYATTLALIHCHKRKLTFTNPDPNGSLIGNLLLMMGKTNKETGVGPDPEIQACLEKLWICYADHEMTNSTAGLLHAGSTLADPGSCAISALVCGFGPLHGGAIDLAYEALGKIKHPSFVPAYIEMVKSKKARLFGYGHRIYRTRDPRLSLIEELIEKNREKCDANPLLRVAFAIDKLANEDEYFVSRKLKANADLLGCFLYSALGFETDMITAIITLSRIPGGLAHWRETLDKPIKIWRPRQIYTGDRTDDVDTSGRQSLSSNEGPLKEKHGIQVRELNSGKSNKIPLKVKAILWAKSCFS, encoded by the exons ATGCCTTCCAAAGAGACCGGCCAACTGCGCATTGTGGATTCTCGCACCGAGAATGCCTacctcatccccatccatgATAACTTCATCCGGGCCAAGGACCTCATGGCTATCACCACCCCAGATCCAAAGGGCAGCGATATTGAGCAGAAGCTCACCGTCCTCGACAATGGCTTTGAGAATGTCGCGTGCATGGAATCCGAGATCACCCTGAT TGACGGCAACCGGGGCCAAATCCAATATCGTGGCCATCCCATCCAAGAGCTCTTCCAAAACAATGACTATGAGGATGTGCTTTACCTCTTGATGTGGGGAAAGCTTCCTACACAAGCCGAAAAGCTGGATGTGCGACGAAAGTTCGCTGCTGCCATGGTACCAACCAAGACAGTCGTTGACACCATAGCTGCGTTCCC ACGCAACAGCGATACATACCCGATGTGCCTCGCTGGTCTCTGTGCCTTCATGTCAGGGGACAAGGTAATTGCCAACAAtcgacacacacacaaacccaGCTTCCACAACAACTTCGAACAGGCCGATGCGGCCATCATCCGCACCATCGCCTACTATGCTACTACCCTCGCTCTCATTCACTGTCACAAGCGAAAGCTGACCTTCACAAACCCGGATCCCAATGGCAGCCTCATTGGAAAtctgctgttgatgatgggcaagACAAACAAGGAGACTGGTGTAGGTCCCGATCCCGAGATTCAGGCGTGCCTTGAGAAGCTCTGGATCTGCTACGCAGACCATGAGATGACCAACTCTACCGCCGGCCTTCTCCATGCTGGCTCCACTCTTGCCGATCCAGGCTCTTGCGCCATTTCCGCTTTGGTGTGCGGATTTGGTCCCCTTCATGGAGGCGCCATCGATCTTGCTTATGAAGCACTGGGCAAGATCAAGCACCCCAGTTTTGTCCCTGCTTACATTGAAATggtcaagtccaagaaggcTCGTCTGTTCGGCTACGGTCACCGCATCTACCGCACCCGCGACCCCCGCCTTTCCCTCATTGAGGAACTTATTGAGAAGAACAGGGAGAAGTGTGACGCCAACCCTCTGCTCAGGGTTGCCTTTGCCATCGACAAGCTGGCCAATGAGGACGAGTACTTTGTGAGCAGGAAGCTCAAGGCGAATGCCGATCTCTTGGGATGCTTCTTGTACTCTGCTCT GGGCTTCGAGACCGACATGATCAcggccatcatcactctATCGCGAATTCCCGGTGGTCTCGCACACTGGAGAGAGACCTTGG ACAAACCTATTAAGATTTGGCGTCCCCGTCAGATCTACACTGGCGACAGAACTGATGATGTTGACACTTCAGGACGGCAATCTTTATCCTCCAACGAAGGCCCcttgaaggagaagcacGGCATCCAGGTCCGTGAACTTAACTCTGGCAAGAGCAACAAGATTCCCCTCAAGGTTAAAGCTATCCTTTGGGCCAAGAGCTGCTTTTCCTAG
- a CDS encoding hypothetical protein (EggNog:ENOG503P7PG) yields MRHEYVKLHVIRCEVVWFKDCLVPEIPETDNCPNLRLSPTSALPSVKSRTTTKMDTTNTKRFFDNPIIRTFLGLHNFLVLASSTILTGILSYFLHHYRYRNTHLVYQEVIAVVTLFLYLFATFLPAFKFYRGYMLPLNLLLSYFWLTSLIFSSQDYAGNRCLYNSPPFVNRCRLKHTIQAFWIIGFSYLFLNAILEALMWAGSRTNRLLHGGDIEKDRPLTSGNAVPVSNGHGTTTTV; encoded by the exons ATGCGTCATGAATACGTGAAGCTACACGTCATTCGTTGTGAGGTTGTCTGGTTTAAAGATTGTCTTGTTCCAGAAATCCCAGAGACAGACAACTGCCCCAATCTCCGCCTctcaccaacatcagcaTTGCCCTCTGTTAAATCAagaacaaccaccaagatggacaccaccaacaccaagcgcTTTTTTGACAATCCCATCATCCGCACCTTTCTTGGGCTCCACAACTTTTTGGTGCTTGCGTCTTCAACCATCTTGACTGGGATCTTGTCCTACTTTTTACACCATTACCGCTACCGAAACACGCATCTTGTGTACCAAGAAGTGATTGCAGTAGTGACCCTTTTTCTATATCTTTTTGCAACCTTTTTACCGGCATTCAAATTTTACAGAGGCTACATGCTTCCGCTTAACCTCCTGCTCTCATACTTCTGGCTCACAAGCTTGATTTTCAGCAGCCAGGATTATGCCGGTAATAGGTGCTTGTACAattctcctccttttgtcAACAGGTGCCGGCTCAAGCATACTATTCAGGCATTTTGGATCATTGGGTT TTCATACCTGTTCCTCAATGCGATCTTAGAAGCTCTGATGTGGGCTGGTTCGCGGACGAACAGACTTCTCCACGGTGGTGACATCGAGAAGGACAGACCGCTTACGAGTGGTAACGCAGTCCCTGTGAGCAACGGTCATGGAACCACAACCACGGTGTAG
- a CDS encoding hypothetical protein (EggNog:ENOG503P2GJ) — protein MMHNIILLTLPLLVFSLPSPDLIGPRTRPSPFLIRSRAEARDIDYWNTPRPDNFLSKRSNVHSIEYFTNPSSSFKARSPRQVSYPASPLINPEQQTKRATSGQWENMSGSGLYHPAVTSWGPGRQDVYYTHRDRKCRHKYYRGGSNPWIPEWDDLGGSLDSAPSCCSRRSGYMHMFCKGTDYQIWHRPYSGGGWGSWQPMGGNCKHYPSSCSWGGRHASVYTSSSDNQLWGIRYDENSGWGSWQNMGGSLAGAPKSVSWGEGHTGVVVRGTDGQAWATQMMNGNTWGSWTNLGGSLDSEPSAVAWSGTMTVAVGGTDGAVWMRTYTNSTGNWGNWMNMGGDVRPGTAPDVVAWGNQMEVYYTGRDGAMYRKKATNGQWTASWENMGGSVTTKPSGLAWDNGKVDVYGMASDGSTRRCY, from the coding sequence ATGATGCATAACATCATATTGctcacccttccccttctcgtcttttccctcccatcacctGATCTTATAGGGCCCCGCACCCGTCCTTCACCTTTCCTCATCCGCAGCCGCGCGGAAGCAAGAGATATTGACTATTGGAATACGCCCCGCCCCGATaacttcctctccaagcgGTCCAATGTTCACTCGATCGAGTACTTCACTAATCCCTCTTCGTCTTTCAAAGCCCGTTCTCCTCGCCAGGTATCCTATCCTGCCTCACCCTTGATCAACCCGGAGCAACAAACCAAGCGAGCAACATCTGGCCAGTGGGAAAACATGTCTGGCTCTGGCTTGTACCACCCCGCGGTTACATCCTGGGGCCCCGGTCGGCAGGACGTGTATTATACGCATCGCGACCGAAAATGCCGTCACAAGTACTATCGCGGCGGTAGCAACCCGTGGATTCCAGAGTGGGACGATCTGGGTGGAAGCCTCGACTCTGCTCCAAGTTGTTGCAGCAGGAGAAGTGGATACATGCACATGTTTTGCAAAGGAACAGACTATCAGATTTGGCATCGCCCCTACAGTGGCGGTGGGTGGGGATCATGGCAACCGATGGGGGGCAACTGCAAGCACTATCCTTCCTCGTGCTCCTGGGGCGGCAGGCATGCGTCTGTCTACACCAGCTCCAGTGACAATCAGCTGTGGGGGATTAGGTACGATGAGAATAGCGGATGGGGCAGCTGGCAAAACATGGGCGGCTCCCTCGCCGGTGCGCCAAAGTCTGTAAGCTGGGGTGAAGGCCACAcgggagtggtggtgagagggaCAGATGGACAGGCATGGGCGACGCAAATGATGAATGGAAATACTTGGGGAAGCTGGACAAACCTCGGGGGCTCGTTGGATAGTGAACCCAGCGCCGTTGCTTGGAGCGGCACTATGACTGTGGCCGTTGGGGGAACCGACGGGGCGGTGTGGATGAGAACTtacaccaacagcaccggGAATTGGGGTAACTGGATGAAcatgggtggtgatgtgcgACCAGGCACGGCTCCAGATGTTGTTGCTTGGGGCAATCAGATGGAAGTGTACTACACTGGCCGGGACGGTGCCATGTACCGCAAAAAGGCCACCAATGGCCAGTGGACAGCTTCGTGGGAGAATATGGGCGGCAGTGTTACTACGAAACCTAGCGGCTTAGCATGGGATAACGGAAAGGTGGATGTATACGGCATGGCGTCGGATGGTAGCACCCGTCGATGCTATTGA